The following is a genomic window from Manihot esculenta cultivar AM560-2 chromosome 9, M.esculenta_v8, whole genome shotgun sequence.
aattcaCAAATCATTAAACCCCTTATCTTAACAGTAAACCCTAAAAAagtcaataaataaaaattatttattgtaacTCAAAAAATCTAAACAGTAAAGCAACGAATTTGTCTTCAGTGTAAAACAAAAGTataacgactcggaaaccggaccgctaccaggcGCTAGGGTTTAGATCGACTTAAAGTcgtcagaacccgtagcaagcctactataaaACCTGATACACctaataaaatctcatacatgatcatacgatatgacaaaaacttaaacatttcatgaaccaaggctcgacctgtgcatgtatcaaaactgaaaacataaacctatactagagccctcatcaaatactccagtatggtaaacatcacatgcctcgagcttagttcaaacataactcaaaattaaaacttttacataagaatCATGTAAACTGGGATTACAAAGacaaaactagggcaaagcacaattctaatacaTTAAACAATATATGTCcccaactatactattacagtAAACTATACCAGCAAGTCTGTCAACTTTCCCTAACTATCTTTgcccctgcaaacctggggttaagagaaagggataagttacaagagcctagtgagcagaatataaaaatagtttaatagaCATATGATcaaatgaaatgcgtcacaacacaaacaatacacatcaagatgaacttgtcaccagtaaccctctatatATTCCAATAATGTCTGGCCCTcaacgggagctcctcaggacttcctcttaaacataacataatatatccataatgccaggggcgtaaaatGGGTCTCAACctgaactttctcttacatattaccaggggcatagaatgggtctcgacctggacttccgtatccatcataacatatcatattcaagggctaatgggtcatccaacatccatctacaacaacagtaaaatatgcaatgcatcatattagtgaattctaatgcaaacaacataattcatatacatggcattcgtgatgcatgagcatgcttaaaaggtgtgatttctttaaaatattagatcagtttagttctactcacctctggctgacgctcgcctaatACTGACGCAGTTAtttcactgcaggcctctacggtctcccaggtccaatcatacagatggactcaaatgagataccaattacaagactctaaacaactccccaaaagccccctaaaatataccaaagcatgcatacaaaacaagcagaagaaggttgggcaggggactttcggcggccgaaagtccctcatagatccgaaagtcagcaacttttgggggcaggttcggcggcctaaactccacaTAGATTTGAAAGTTGGAACCTTCGGAGGCGggttaggcagccaaaaggctgcctccacaagcaggttcggcggccaaaccttacttcggcggtcgaacctagcttctccagcaaggcagaacccgattctatcCTATGCACATAGCCACCAAATACTccgatcctcacacccaacaactcataaacatccatactcactcaacatgcataaagggcataaaaactagcctaatctccatcaagcaacaacaaaaacaacacaagagAAAACATTCATTATCAACCTAACCTAAatcctaaaactttagatttaaccatttctgtaacgacccgaaatcggatcgctaccggcgctaggatccagatcgacttaagatcgccgggacccatagcaagcctaacatacaacctaccatacctgataaatctcatacatgatcatacattttcataaaaaatttaaattttccatctaccaagcttgacttgtgcatgcactagactgaatacataaaacccccatactagagccctcatcaaatgctctagttgggtcaacattacatacatcaagcttgggttgcatcacattaataaaaacatttcataaagagCATGTATCAAAAGagattaaccataaactctagggtcaagcacaatactaatcctcaatacaaatctgtacaatatcttacattacattatcttttatgtccacaactaactattacatacactatgcctttactcttactgacttcccgatctattctgaacctgcaagcctggggagattaaaggaaaagggtgagctactagagcctagtgagcagaacattaaaacaatatattaaaacatatgcttccatgaaatgcatcacatcacaaacaaatcacatcaaggatagatTTATAGCcactaaccctctacatatccaattgtgccaggggcgtagaatgggcctcactggtctttctcttaacatgacataacataacatatccaatatgccaggggcgtagaatgggcctcactggtctttctcttacatcgtgccaggggcataaaatgggcctcactggacttccataccgtagcataacatatcatatcgagggctagtaggtcatccaatatccatccacatcaacaacatattatgcaatgcattatattcgcgaattctaatgcaaaacagcctaatacatatcatggtattcgtgatgcatggatcatgctaaagtgatttcattgctttgaaaataaaagagttgtgttctactcacctctggccgactcTGAAAAGactttgaagcagctatctcactgctggggtcctcggttcctcgggtccgaacctacacaggtggactcaaatgagggaccaaacatactctatcataactctaaacatctccccaaaaaccctctaaaacattataaaacactcatagaaaatatgcaaaggaaggctggacagggcactttcggcggcaggttcggcggccgaaagtccctccagagccgaaagtcaggcactttcgagggcagggttcggcggccgaaagtctgtccagagccgaaagtcaccaaccttcggcggcaggttcggcggccgaaactcccctccagagttgaaagtccaaactttcgggggcgagtttaggcggccaaactgcctccataggcaggttcgacggccgaacatgactttggcagccaaacctgggtcctccagaagggcagaacccaaGCCACAAATATGcatccagccacccaaaacctctaaactcaaaccaaaccactaaaaaatcatgcataaacacatcctcaagtatttaggggcttaaaactaacctataccccaacaacatcaacatttaacatacaataaacatacatttcatcatttaactcacataaaccctaacattttacaactactctaaacatgcatccaacacccttcaaacccctcaaaacttactaaaaacatgaaagaaaagtAGGAtttactcttacctcttgacaatcgagaggagaggcgatccaaactcgaagatggggagaaatcatgctccggggtctccaagcttcaaaacttcgttcttagctcaaaaatcttcaaaaccaagtaaaaacttgttaaaacttgaagagattgaaggaaaactcaaaatcaaccaaaggaggacgaAATCTCACTTTTGCCCGAAAatagggagagaaaactcgcccattttcggacaaggggccttttataggtggctggccagaccaccttcgggggccaaaagagcttccgcaagtcatcaacgttcggcggccgaacatgaggttcggcggctgaacctggcttttcctaaccttggtcttttctttcaaaactcaatttctttcttcattcaaagcataaaacatgtaaaaacattttataaaaacatgattttacccttctagagggttccgacatccgagattccaccggaaagcaggaattccggtgccggagtctagccgggtattacaatttcatgcattaacaacccttaaccttaaaacttatttaaaatataggaaaagcaaagatctaaacttacctcttaaagatttAAAGGTAGTagcaacccaaacttggagatgagagaaAATCGATCTCTAGGGGTCTTCAAGGTTTAAAACTTAGATTccaactcaaatcttcaaaaacaaaagaaaactcatgaattttctgaagaatttgaaggaaaaacaacagaAGCAAACAAGGGAGGGCTATGACTCACCTCTACTCGAAAATGAAGagaaagctctctcattttcgagctgaaggcctcttataggtggcaagagaagccaccttcggcggccgaacaagAAGGTCCAGCTGTGGCATGgaggaaccaccttcggcggccgaacttgggatttGCTCgaaaattttttcctttttcttttctcaagattaaaatttcaaaacacaaaattcattttgtgaaaaccttatttttacccttctaaggagGTTCCAGCTttgagattccggattccaacgggaattccgtcggaaggttgaaATTTCGACgtcggagtttagccgggtattacaaaaaaggATTTTTGTACCTTCAAAGTGGACCTCGATTTCGTTTTCTTCTACGTATATGAACATTAACTCCACCTTCGAAATATGGTGGGTTCAATATTTCTCGAGAAGATTAAGAAAATGAGGGACAATGAGACtatagagagagatagagagagagagagagggacaatGTTTGAACAGAGACAGACAGAGCACGAGAGAGAGGAACAAGTTTTGACAGAGATAGAGGGATTTAGTttcgagagagagagaaatagagAAAGCGCAAGAGAAAGGGACAAAGCTAAGAGAGAGAAGTTTAGACAAAGACAGAGAGAGtacaagagagagaaagaagagagagagaagaaagagcGATAGGGTTTCGTGATTTTGAAATATGGAAACTTATAGTGAGGgtcaattttgtcaattcatgtGTTCTAAATGCTTATTTTGGACAGAATGACTGCAAAttcggacggaagagaaagtgatggATTTAAGTGTTGAGTCGTCAAAATAGAGAGATAGAaatattaattacgttaaatttcagggactaaaaagtaatttttccataAAAGAAAATGTGAACAAAATTAGTGTATTgaatcattttattattattattattattattattttaaatattaatattaaataaatattttaagtagataaaattattagttgaATAATGATAGTttataataattacaatattaaaataataataataataattaacaaaataaaattgaatttaaaaataatattatttttagtaacatttaaaattttatgaattactatcatttatttaatatttagtttcataaaaaataaataattatgaagactaaaatcttaattatatttaaaagaattaaaattttatatttaataattaagaataataaaaattaattttatatgtaatGTTATTGGTATAAATATATTGTTAttagtaaaaatatttaaaatttattaaatttaattagaaaagataaaattaaaagaaatgagaaaagaaaaacaatattttaattgaattaatttgaaaatttgtaATTAAAGGTAGGAGAgagtttaataatatataaattaaaatcgaaggagttttaagaaaaaaaataatattgaataatcaaattaaaaaaataataacaaagattgtgaataaaatttatctatatttttaattatttatataatcatACTTTTTTTTACCAAATATAATTACACTTCTTTTTATACAAGAAATCATATTTCTcatacaattaaataattaaaaaaaggaaaaaaaaacaaaaatcagtCCCGTTGCCTAATGCTAAATCTGCGGTGTTCcgtttctaaaaaaataatagtaaaagttattatttactcttataatatataaaatttactaattaattttttaattttaaaaatacattaaaatattattatataaaataactaatttattaaaaatattaaatagtatatacttttataaatttaatagattaattaataaattttttatattataaaaattaaataataaaatacttaatgtTCTAAAATCAATCTAAAACTGATTAATAGGTTTTTAGTactttatgaatattttaatatattttttaaaattaaaaaattaaataatgagtttTACTGTACGACACTACAGGATTAAATGGTAAGTtatctaaaataatataataatttcgtACACTCGTGGCGGGTGAGGCAACTTGAATTCAACCACCAGCCCCCACCGGAAAGTGGCTTTGTGTCTGCTCTGTGGAAAGAATGGTAGCTAGAGAATAAAGACTCTGTCTTCACATTGACTGAACCACTATATCAATGTAAATACACTCAAATATGGATTCTGCAAATCAACTGAAAAGGGGTTTATTGTTTTCATTTCTCATTCGAATTTTGTAAGTCATATGAAGCTTTGATCCTTTGGGAGTTCGTTTTTCTTTCCTTTGTGAGTTTAGTCTCACTATGAACTGGTGGAGAAGCCAAGCTACGCTCAGGATCCTTTTCTTGCTGTTATTGGGTCAGCTGGTTTCTTTTGTACTTGCACTCTGCAGCTTCACATCTTCTCTGGTAGCCAATCTCGGTAACCATTTTACTAAAAcccttttaagtttttttttttggtgttattgttattttttataatgttcTTGTGGGTTATTCTCTAGGTGTTGATGCACCCATTACTCAATCTATCTTCAATTACTTTGCTTTAGCCTTGGTTTATGGTAGTATTTTGATCTACAAGCGCCAAAAGATCCAGGTATTATCTTCCCCCCtccatttatttttcttcaatcAGCTTTGCATAAATCAAATGGAATGAAGTCTGTTCTAATGATCTCTTGTGGGTTTTGAGAATTTGACTTGTTGTATATGGAGGTGTGCAGCTTTCTTGGTACTGGTATCTCCTCCTAGCATTTGCTGATGTTCAGGGCAATTATCTTGGTAAGCGTTGTCTCTTACATATCAAAGTCTGAGAAGATAAGTTATTGTCCACTTCTTCTGTAAGCCATGGATTAGGTAGTGTTGgaaattaaattgaacaatTTGTAGATATATTTCAGCATTTGTTGTCAATAACTTGTAAACTGAGAGCAATGCTTGTACATGAAGGAACAAAATGATATTTTGTGGTTAGAAAACTCAGAAACTGACCGCTGCTTGTTATTGAATTTGAAATTCCAGTaactgtttgtttttttttttgttttgatgCAGTTAATAAAGCATATCAGTTCACATCACTTACTAGTGTGACATTATTGGACTGCTGGACCATAGCTTGGGCCATAGTTCTCACATGGTTCTTTCTTGGCACGAGATATTCCATATGGCAGTTGTTTGGTGCAGCCATCTGCGTTGTGGGGCTTGGCTTGGTGCTGCTCTCTGATGCAGGGGTGGGTGGTGAAGGTGACAATTTTCTGCTCCTCTTCCATGTTATGGCTATGAACTCATTTTCTAATTGTGTGATTTCTAGTGTTTCTTTAGAAGAACTGTTGAAAATAAGAACTATATATGTTCTTGTTAAGTAGTCTGCTGCTACTTTGTATACCATTTTCACCATTACATGTTCATCTTTTCAGACGGTTCAAAGCCTCTTTTGGGTGATTCACTTGTTATTGCTGGGACACTTTTCTTTGCATGTAGCAATGTTGGCGAGGTATGTGAACCATACCCTACTTTGTTTCTGCAAATATGCAGTTCAAATTTGTTTGATGAATGTTTTTTTCCTAGTTATGGAAAACAAATTGATTTGTGAAACTGAAGCCAGAGGTAGCCACAGTTTTGGAGTTATGTATCTTTTAATGTCCGAACAAAATGCAGGAATTCTGTGTTAAGAAGAAAGATCGCATTGAAGTGGTGTCAATGCTCGGTTTTTTCGGAATGCTAGTGAGTCTGGTTGAGCTGTATCCTTATCATTGGCTTTTGGCAACAGATACTAGATAATGGAATTTTCAATTGCTTCCGAGACTCAAATTTTAGTTCCTTTCCCCATAATTACGATTTTAGCTTGGACAAATATCTTATAAGTTGGCATATGAAAGTTGAGCGAGTTGAAAATGTTTTTTCTGTCATTCTGTAAACTTATTTTAGATCCATATTTGAGCTGAAGAGTCTGGAATCAGTCAGCTGGTCTGCAGATATTGTAAGTGATTTATTCTTCTATAATCTTTCTTATGGTCAACATGCTTGCTAATATGCAAAGAGAAACTGTCATTGGCTAGCTGGATAATTTTTTCCACAAACAAGAAGCTGCAGATATTCTTGCATTTTCACAGAAGCATTGATCTTGATTAGATGCCAATATTAAGAGTGGAGGAATTGAGGAGATAGCTGTTGCATTTATATGCATTCATGGATCAGAATTTAGGCTAACTATATACTTAACTCCTATACTATTTGGGATTAATCCATTGAACACTAGAACTAAAAATTGTAACCTAGCAGACACTTAAACCCACAAAAATTCATAACAATTAAAGGAAATTAGTCATTATCctcaattaattataaaaagtttATAATTCATTGCTAATTGCATTTTAGATTTTGTTTACTTTGCTCCAAATGTTTAATAAAATGACAAATTTACTCCTGACAGGACGAGTGCATTTAtcaacttataaaaatttaaagcacATTCAATAGTAAATATGACAAtttctaacttttttttttaataaattatcattGAAATATCTAACTATGTGTTTAATTgttatggtttttatgagtttaggTGTTtgatagattttaatttttagtcaaGTGTTTAACGAACTAATCCCAAATAGTACGggagtgtatatatatatttggccTAATAATTCATGTTCCCCTTTCTAAATGAATGTTTTGGTTATTTGTGAAACtgaaatttatgtttttgttttgctttcagatATTAGCTATTGCAGGCTATACTCTATCCCTTTTTATGTTCTATACCCTTGTTCCTTTTGTTCTAAAGGTGAGTTTCTTTCTTATATCAGCATGTATAAAACTGCTTTAGGTATTGTGGAAATTGACTTCATTTGCGACTCGGTAGTAAGAGCATGATAGGCTTTGAGTGCAGAATCTGACAGATCAATATTTCTGTAGCAATTATTAACGAGTGTTTTTATGCACAGTTGAGCGGAGCTACAATGTTCAATCTCTCTCTCCTCACTTCTGATATGTGGGCAGTAGTTTTTCGCATCTTTTTCTACCGCCAGGAGGTACTAAGCCATCATATATGTTGATAGTTGTTATTCCCTTGTAGTGCCGGTGACCAGACTAATAATCTCTTCAATTGCAGGTTGACTggttatattttctttcttttgcagTTGTAACCGTTGGACTTGTCATCTATTCAACGACGTATGCTTCTGATTCTTTCCATGCTATCTGCTAGTTTAAGCATCTCTTTTGTTAGTTTGGCTGTCTCTCTTCGGATAAAATCTTGAAATAGTGAAAATATGATTACCATTTCTAATTCGAAAGGGAGCAAATTTCTTTGAGTTGTTTCTCAGTGTGGAAAACTTTCATTACTAAAGAAATCATTGATTTCTGCAGAGAGAAGGATCCAGCTCGAATGTCTGCTCTGGAGGATGAGAACTCCAACGGAGAATACCAAGCACTTATTGATGATGATGCAACCAGAAATGACTCTTTAGTTTCATGAACCGCATAGCAGCTTATGGTATTTATTATTTGCTAAAGTCCTAAAAATTTTAATGGTAAATATTTCAAACCTGCATAGTAGTTTATGGAAATGACTTGCATGATTCACAATTGCTTGCAGGAACCTATCTGTTCTGCTTGCCAATAAGAACTATGACTAGTGACATTCATTATTCCCATTTGAGTGAAGTCTTACTTAGAAAGGATAACTTCAATCTCAGAATGAAGACTATATTAAAGGATTCAGAGCCTCCCTTCTTCATACTTTGATGAATCATGTAATGAGACTTGTGAAAGATGCAATATCTTTTTCAATGTCCAGAATATATCAAACCCCATGTAACTTAATGTATTGGATTCTA
Proteins encoded in this region:
- the LOC110608098 gene encoding solute carrier family 35 member F2 isoform X2, with translation MNWWRSQATLRILFLLLLGQLVSFVLALCSFTSSLVANLGVDAPITQSIFNYFALALVYGSILIYKRQKIQLSWYWYLLLAFADVQGNYLVNKAYQFTSLTSVTLLDCWTIAWAIVLTWFFLGTRYSIWQLFGAAICVVGLGLVLLSDAGVGGEDGSKPLLGDSLVIAGTLFFACSNVGEEFCVKKKDRIEVVSMLGFFGMLVSLVELSIFELKSLESVSWSADIILAIAGYTLSLFMFYTLVPFVLKLSGATMFNLSLLTSDMWAVVFRIFFYRQEL
- the LOC110608098 gene encoding solute carrier family 35 member F2 isoform X1, with the translated sequence MNWWRSQATLRILFLLLLGQLVSFVLALCSFTSSLVANLGVDAPITQSIFNYFALALVYGSILIYKRQKIQLSWYWYLLLAFADVQGNYLVNKAYQFTSLTSVTLLDCWTIAWAIVLTWFFLGTRYSIWQLFGAAICVVGLGLVLLSDAGVGGEDGSKPLLGDSLVIAGTLFFACSNVGEEFCVKKKDRIEVVSMLGFFGMLVSLVELSIFELKSLESVSWSADIILAIAGYTLSLFMFYTLVPFVLKLSGATMFNLSLLTSDMWAVVFRIFFYRQEVDWLYFLSFAVVTVGLVIYSTTEKDPARMSALEDENSNGEYQALIDDDATRNDSLVS